Proteins encoded by one window of Candidatus Zymogenus saltonus:
- a CDS encoding threonylcarbamoyl-AMP synthase, which produces MKTVDVKTDTDRAVSLAVEALRRGEVLIYPTDTLYGLGADARNKRAISRLMEIKGRSAGLVFSVMLGDVSELVKLVKVRGGLRPVLKMLPGPYTFVFPSKEKLPDGVIGSGVGIGVRIPDHPVALKIAMEFKAPIITTSVNRTGEPPLTKSREIVEMFNDEVDLFLDSGDIAGVPSTVISFVSHPPKVLRVGAGDTAFLSEIETL; this is translated from the coding sequence ATGAAGACAGTAGATGTTAAAACCGATACGGACCGGGCCGTCTCCCTCGCCGTCGAGGCGCTGAGGCGGGGGGAGGTGTTGATCTATCCCACCGATACCCTCTACGGGCTCGGCGCGGACGCGAGAAACAAAAGGGCGATATCGAGGCTTATGGAGATAAAGGGTCGGTCCGCTGGCCTCGTCTTTTCGGTGATGCTCGGGGACGTGAGCGAGCTTGTAAAGCTGGTCAAGGTCAGGGGCGGATTAAGGCCGGTCCTCAAGATGCTCCCGGGGCCGTATACGTTTGTCTTTCCCTCGAAGGAGAAGCTCCCGGATGGAGTCATAGGGTCGGGGGTGGGGATAGGGGTCAGAATCCCGGACCACCCGGTGGCCCTCAAGATCGCTATGGAGTTCAAGGCACCGATAATCACGACCAGCGTAAACAGGACGGGGGAGCCGCCGCTGACGAAATCGAGGGAGATCGTCGAGATGTTCAACGACGAGGTGGACCTCTTCCTCGATTCGGGGGATATAGCCGGCGTGCCCTCCACGGTAATATCGTTTGTGTCCCATCCGCCGAAGGTCTTGAGGGTGGGCGCCGGTGATACGGCTTTCTTGAGCGAAATTGAAACTCTATAA
- a CDS encoding M28 family peptidase, which produces MAFDFDLDEMFGWARDHYSLGFKRPGTHEGMRAEEYIYGLFKGFGLPKVAIEDVPFFGWFHEKAHIIVHGAAAGSKSFPCEPIVYTAFTAPSGITAPIIDVGFGAKEDFDRIDLKGKIALVTYAHGRLPYDVMYEIGYYVHDPEGSMAGKDQVMSWIAEEEQRVYEAAVDAGAAGFIGVYPLDITPYLCFEGGDAFTGTVGSIPGVGLKKSDGELLRELVLKDDISATIVLTGEMRRSVTRNIVGIIPGESERVIQVTSHHDSMWLGATEDASGVSVVLALAKAYADRYRDKRPKKTLVFLLEAAECLFVIGSRGYISRHREDLIRNLVCDLHAEHLALEFAEGDNGVLVPTGDIMPRALFVTDAGPLVEIVKGAVVKNNLRRTAMIPADTPFGVPTDATAYNRSGIPVVSFISPPLYWNGIEDTWDKLAVDELIPTARAFSDMVEALLEADPDTIRKPAPPTGGYITYGSRVKDKKG; this is translated from the coding sequence ATGGCTTTTGACTTTGACCTCGATGAGATGTTCGGTTGGGCGCGGGATCACTACAGCCTCGGCTTTAAGAGGCCGGGGACCCATGAGGGAATGAGGGCGGAGGAGTATATCTACGGCCTTTTCAAGGGATTCGGGCTTCCCAAAGTTGCGATCGAGGACGTCCCCTTTTTCGGCTGGTTTCACGAGAAGGCTCACATTATCGTTCACGGCGCGGCGGCGGGTTCAAAGAGCTTTCCCTGCGAGCCTATCGTCTACACCGCCTTTACGGCTCCTTCGGGGATCACGGCCCCGATAATCGATGTGGGGTTTGGGGCGAAGGAGGACTTCGATAGGATTGATCTCAAAGGCAAGATCGCCCTCGTGACTTACGCCCACGGCCGCCTTCCTTACGACGTCATGTACGAGATAGGCTACTACGTCCACGACCCGGAAGGCAGCATGGCAGGGAAAGACCAGGTGATGTCGTGGATTGCCGAGGAGGAGCAGAGGGTCTATGAGGCCGCTGTGGATGCGGGGGCGGCGGGTTTTATCGGGGTGTATCCCCTTGACATCACCCCTTACCTCTGCTTTGAGGGAGGGGACGCCTTTACCGGAACTGTTGGCTCGATTCCGGGGGTGGGGTTAAAAAAATCTGACGGGGAGCTTCTTAGGGAGCTGGTTTTAAAGGATGATATTTCGGCCACAATCGTTCTCACAGGCGAGATGAGAAGGAGCGTCACCCGAAACATAGTCGGGATTATTCCGGGGGAGTCGGAGCGGGTAATCCAGGTCACATCCCACCACGACTCGATGTGGCTGGGCGCCACCGAAGACGCCTCCGGCGTCAGCGTGGTGTTGGCGTTGGCCAAGGCGTATGCGGATAGATACAGGGACAAGAGGCCGAAGAAGACCCTGGTCTTTCTGCTGGAGGCGGCGGAGTGCCTCTTCGTGATCGGCTCCAGGGGCTACATATCGAGGCACAGGGAAGATTTGATAAGAAACCTCGTGTGCGACCTCCACGCCGAGCACCTCGCCCTGGAGTTTGCCGAGGGTGATAACGGCGTGCTCGTTCCGACCGGCGACATCATGCCGAGGGCGCTGTTCGTAACTGACGCCGGCCCCCTTGTGGAGATCGTGAAGGGGGCGGTGGTGAAAAACAACCTCAGGAGGACGGCGATGATACCTGCCGATACTCCCTTCGGCGTCCCCACGGACGCAACGGCGTACAACAGGTCGGGGATTCCGGTCGTCAGCTTCATCTCACCCCCGCTCTACTGGAACGGGATCGAGGACACCTGGGACAAGCTCGCCGTCGACGAGCTTATCCCGACGGCAAGGGCGTTTTCGGACATGGTCGAGGCCCTTCTCGAGGCCGATCCCGACACGATCAGAAAACCGGCCCCCCCGACCGGCGGGTACATCACATACGGCAGTCGGGTGAAGGATAAAAAGGGGTGA
- a CDS encoding tRNA 2-thiocytidine(32) synthetase TtcA (TtcA; YdaO; catalyzes the thiolation of cytosine 32 in specific tRNAs; forms 2-thiocytidine (s(2)C)), with the protein MTILQKTEKALDSHVGKAIIKYGMIRPNDVIMVAFSGGKDSWALLFTLRRLMEKAPVKFSIKAVHVDVGFPGTDTAPIEEYLDYHKFDYEILRTGIYKLTKMKLSPDQNPCPFCARMRRGALYGRANGGGFTTIALGHHREDLLETLLMNLFFNGLLRAMAPRYVAKDYGYAVIRPMVFVEERLISRYARLMDFPIVDICPHKAKAVGKRSEMKELISNLERKYPKIKKIMFRALGNVDADHLMDETLYGFKSLGDGIDVNEDSRC; encoded by the coding sequence TTGACGATTTTACAGAAGACCGAGAAGGCCCTCGATTCCCATGTGGGCAAGGCGATTATCAAATACGGGATGATAAGGCCCAATGACGTTATTATGGTGGCTTTCTCGGGGGGGAAGGACAGCTGGGCCCTCTTGTTTACGCTCAGGCGGCTTATGGAGAAGGCGCCGGTAAAGTTCTCCATCAAGGCGGTTCACGTCGACGTAGGATTCCCGGGGACGGACACGGCGCCTATCGAGGAGTATCTCGACTATCACAAATTCGACTACGAGATATTGAGGACGGGGATCTACAAACTCACAAAGATGAAATTGAGCCCCGACCAGAATCCGTGCCCCTTTTGCGCAAGGATGAGGCGCGGGGCGCTTTATGGTAGAGCGAATGGGGGCGGCTTTACGACGATAGCCTTAGGTCACCACCGGGAAGACCTTCTCGAAACGCTCCTGATGAACCTCTTTTTCAACGGGCTTCTTCGGGCGATGGCCCCCAGGTACGTCGCCAAAGATTACGGTTACGCGGTTATCCGCCCGATGGTGTTCGTAGAGGAACGGCTGATCTCCCGCTACGCGAGGCTGATGGATTTTCCGATTGTCGATATTTGCCCTCACAAGGCGAAGGCTGTGGGCAAGCGCTCGGAGATGAAGGAGCTGATCTCAAACCTCGAGAGGAAGTACCCGAAGATAAAGAAGATAATGTTCAGGGCGCTGGGCAATGTCGATGCGGATCATCTCATGGACGAAACCCTTTACGGGTTTAAATCCTTGGGAGACGGGATAGACGTAAATGAAGACAGTAGATGTTAA